In a genomic window of Gossypium arboreum isolate Shixiya-1 chromosome 9, ASM2569848v2, whole genome shotgun sequence:
- the LOC108450011 gene encoding asparagine synthetase [glutamine-hydrolyzing] 1 isoform X1, with protein sequence MCGILAVLGCSDDSQAKRVRVLELSRRLKHRGPDWSGLYQHGDCYLAHQRLAIIDPASGDQPLFNEDKSIVVTVNGEIYNHEELRKKLAHHKFRTGSDCDVIAHLYEEYGEDFVDMLDGIFSFVLLDTRDNSFVVARDAIGVTSLYIGWGLDGSVWISSELKGLNDDCEHFESFPPGHLYSSKSGGFRRWYNPPWFSEAIPSVPYDPLVLRRAFENAVTKRLMTDVPFGVLLSGGLDSSLVASITARYLAGTKAAKQWGAQLHSFCVGLEGSPDLKAAKEVADYLGTVHHEFHFTVQDGIDAIEDVIYHIETYDVTTIRASTPMFLMSRKIKSLGVKMVISGEGSDEIFGGYLYFHKAPDKDEFHRETCRKIKALHQYDCLRANKATSAWGLEARVPFLDKEFINVAMSIDPEAKMIKKDEGRIEKWVLRRAFDDEEYPYLPKHILYRQKEQFSDGVGYSWIDGLKAHAARHVTDKMMFNASFIFPHNTPTTKEAYYYRMIFERFFPQNSARLTVPGGASVACSTAKAVEWDAAWKNNLDPSGRAALGVHLSAYDAETPLSNKPSKVIDSIPRMDFPGVAIKS encoded by the exons ATGTGTGGGATTTTAGCTGTTTTGGGCTGTTCTGATGATTCTCAGGCAAAAAGGGTTCGAGTGCTGGAACTTTCCCGTAG GCTGAAGCACCGTGGTCCTGACTGGAGTGGCCTCTACCAACATGGAGACTGTTATTTGGCCCATCAACGCCTTGCCATCATTGATCCTGCTTCCGGTGACCAACCTCTCTTTAATGAAGACAAGTCTATTGTTGTCACT GTCAATGGAGAGATTTACAACCATGAAGAACTAAGGAAGAAGTTGGCCCACCACAAGTTCAGGACTGGCAGTGACTGTGATGTTATTGCCCATCTG TATGAGGAGTATGGTGAAGACTTTGTGGACATGTTGGATGGAATCTTCTCATTTGTGCTGCTGGATACCCGTGACAACAGCTTCGTCGTCGCACGCGATGCTATTGGTGTTACCTCCCTCTATATTGGCTGGGGACTTGATG GTTCGGTTTGGATATCGTCTGAATTGAAAGGGTTGAATGATGACTGTGAACACTTTGAAAGCTTTCCCCCTGGCCACTTGTACTCTAGCAAATCAGGAGGATTTAGAAGGTGGTACAATCCACCTTGGTTCTCTGAGGCCATTCCATCCGTTCCATATGATCCCCTAGTTCTTAGACGTGCCTTTGAAAAT GCGGTGACCAAAAGACTGATGACTGATGTGCCTTTCGGAGTTTTGCTTTCTGGAGGCCTTGATTCATCATTGGTTGCTTCTATCACTGCTCGTTATTTGGCTGGTACCAAGGCTGCCAAACAGTGGGGAGCTCAGCTCCATTCTTTCTGCGTTGGCTTAGAG GGTTCACCAGATTTGAAGGCAGCAAAGGAGGTTGCAGACTATCTGGGCACCGTCCATCATGAATTTCATTTCACTGTTCAA GATGGAATCGATGCCATCGAAGATGTCATCTACCACATCGAAACATATGACGTCACCACAATCAGGGCAAGCACTCCTATGTTCTTGATGTCAAGAAAGATCAAGTCACTAGGTGTGAAGATGGTTATCTCTGGTGAAGGCTCTGATGAGATCTTTGGTGGATACCTGTACTTCCACAAGGCACCAGATAAGGATGAATTCCACCGGGAGACATGCCGCAAG ATCAAGGCCCTTCACCAATATGATTGCCTGAGAGCTAACAAAGCAACATCAGCATGGGGATTAGAGGCACGAGTCCCCTTCTTAGACAAAGAATTTATCAATGTTGCCATGTCTATAGACCCTGAAGCGAAGATG ATCAAAAAAGATGAAGGACGCATCGAGAAGTGGGTTCTAAGAAGGGCCTTCGATGATGAAGAGTATCCCTATCTGCCAAAG CATATCCTCTACAGACAAAAAGAACAGTTCAGTGATGGTGTTGGTTATAGTTGGATCGATGGTCTCAAGGCCCATGCTGCCCGACAT GTGACCGATAAGATGATGTTCAATGCTTCTTTCATATTTCCTCACAACACACCAACTACAAAAGAAGCATATTACTACAGGATGATTTTTGAGAGGTTTTTCCCTCAG AACTCGGCAAGATTGACTGTCCCTGGAGGAGCTAGTGTGGCATGCAGCACAGCTAAAGCTGTTGAGTGGGACGCTGCCTGGAAAAACAACCTTGACCCTTCAGGCCGGGCTGCCTTGGGGGTTCATCTCTCAGCTTATGACGCAGAGACTCCCCTCAGCAACAAGCCATCCAAGGTTATTGATAGTATACCACGGATGGACTTTCCTGGAGTTGCCATAAAGAGTTAA
- the LOC108450011 gene encoding asparagine synthetase [glutamine-hydrolyzing] 1 isoform X2: MDKRKKIKWESPCFKMLKHRGPDWSGLYQHGDCYLAHQRLAIIDPASGDQPLFNEDKSIVVTVNGEIYNHEELRKKLAHHKFRTGSDCDVIAHLYEEYGEDFVDMLDGIFSFVLLDTRDNSFVVARDAIGVTSLYIGWGLDGSVWISSELKGLNDDCEHFESFPPGHLYSSKSGGFRRWYNPPWFSEAIPSVPYDPLVLRRAFENAVTKRLMTDVPFGVLLSGGLDSSLVASITARYLAGTKAAKQWGAQLHSFCVGLEGSPDLKAAKEVADYLGTVHHEFHFTVQDGIDAIEDVIYHIETYDVTTIRASTPMFLMSRKIKSLGVKMVISGEGSDEIFGGYLYFHKAPDKDEFHRETCRKIKALHQYDCLRANKATSAWGLEARVPFLDKEFINVAMSIDPEAKMIKKDEGRIEKWVLRRAFDDEEYPYLPKHILYRQKEQFSDGVGYSWIDGLKAHAARHVTDKMMFNASFIFPHNTPTTKEAYYYRMIFERFFPQNSARLTVPGGASVACSTAKAVEWDAAWKNNLDPSGRAALGVHLSAYDAETPLSNKPSKVIDSIPRMDFPGVAIKS, from the exons AtggacaaaagaaaaaaaataaagtggGAGAGTCCATGTTTCAAGAT GCTGAAGCACCGTGGTCCTGACTGGAGTGGCCTCTACCAACATGGAGACTGTTATTTGGCCCATCAACGCCTTGCCATCATTGATCCTGCTTCCGGTGACCAACCTCTCTTTAATGAAGACAAGTCTATTGTTGTCACT GTCAATGGAGAGATTTACAACCATGAAGAACTAAGGAAGAAGTTGGCCCACCACAAGTTCAGGACTGGCAGTGACTGTGATGTTATTGCCCATCTG TATGAGGAGTATGGTGAAGACTTTGTGGACATGTTGGATGGAATCTTCTCATTTGTGCTGCTGGATACCCGTGACAACAGCTTCGTCGTCGCACGCGATGCTATTGGTGTTACCTCCCTCTATATTGGCTGGGGACTTGATG GTTCGGTTTGGATATCGTCTGAATTGAAAGGGTTGAATGATGACTGTGAACACTTTGAAAGCTTTCCCCCTGGCCACTTGTACTCTAGCAAATCAGGAGGATTTAGAAGGTGGTACAATCCACCTTGGTTCTCTGAGGCCATTCCATCCGTTCCATATGATCCCCTAGTTCTTAGACGTGCCTTTGAAAAT GCGGTGACCAAAAGACTGATGACTGATGTGCCTTTCGGAGTTTTGCTTTCTGGAGGCCTTGATTCATCATTGGTTGCTTCTATCACTGCTCGTTATTTGGCTGGTACCAAGGCTGCCAAACAGTGGGGAGCTCAGCTCCATTCTTTCTGCGTTGGCTTAGAG GGTTCACCAGATTTGAAGGCAGCAAAGGAGGTTGCAGACTATCTGGGCACCGTCCATCATGAATTTCATTTCACTGTTCAA GATGGAATCGATGCCATCGAAGATGTCATCTACCACATCGAAACATATGACGTCACCACAATCAGGGCAAGCACTCCTATGTTCTTGATGTCAAGAAAGATCAAGTCACTAGGTGTGAAGATGGTTATCTCTGGTGAAGGCTCTGATGAGATCTTTGGTGGATACCTGTACTTCCACAAGGCACCAGATAAGGATGAATTCCACCGGGAGACATGCCGCAAG ATCAAGGCCCTTCACCAATATGATTGCCTGAGAGCTAACAAAGCAACATCAGCATGGGGATTAGAGGCACGAGTCCCCTTCTTAGACAAAGAATTTATCAATGTTGCCATGTCTATAGACCCTGAAGCGAAGATG ATCAAAAAAGATGAAGGACGCATCGAGAAGTGGGTTCTAAGAAGGGCCTTCGATGATGAAGAGTATCCCTATCTGCCAAAG CATATCCTCTACAGACAAAAAGAACAGTTCAGTGATGGTGTTGGTTATAGTTGGATCGATGGTCTCAAGGCCCATGCTGCCCGACAT GTGACCGATAAGATGATGTTCAATGCTTCTTTCATATTTCCTCACAACACACCAACTACAAAAGAAGCATATTACTACAGGATGATTTTTGAGAGGTTTTTCCCTCAG AACTCGGCAAGATTGACTGTCCCTGGAGGAGCTAGTGTGGCATGCAGCACAGCTAAAGCTGTTGAGTGGGACGCTGCCTGGAAAAACAACCTTGACCCTTCAGGCCGGGCTGCCTTGGGGGTTCATCTCTCAGCTTATGACGCAGAGACTCCCCTCAGCAACAAGCCATCCAAGGTTATTGATAGTATACCACGGATGGACTTTCCTGGAGTTGCCATAAAGAGTTAA